In Nocardia asteroides, a single genomic region encodes these proteins:
- a CDS encoding TetR/AcrR family transcriptional regulator, whose protein sequence is MSGDDDVDLDGRRQRTRRSRTALSRAAFDLLVERGLAGVAVEDIAGRAGVTRRTFSRHFASIEDAVLGDIDRDVDVFNAALRDRPLPEPPLLAYRSAVDVWLAAAGQGDGDVPLWTRRWVVFRRFDSEPRLFTGYQRIRLSGQRAAVEILAARLGVDPAVDRRPAAAVAAGSGVLLAAFQTWATGDDPDALPRLVGEFFDAHLLLVADAAGRLPEESLT, encoded by the coding sequence ATGAGTGGCGACGACGATGTCGACCTCGACGGCCGCAGACAGCGCACCCGGCGCAGCCGGACCGCGCTCTCGCGTGCCGCTTTCGACCTGCTGGTCGAGCGGGGGCTGGCCGGGGTGGCGGTGGAGGACATCGCGGGCAGGGCCGGGGTCACCCGGCGCACCTTCAGCAGGCACTTCGCCTCCATCGAGGACGCGGTGCTCGGCGATATCGACCGCGACGTCGATGTCTTCAACGCGGCGCTGCGCGACCGGCCCCTCCCCGAACCCCCGCTGCTCGCCTACCGCAGCGCGGTCGACGTCTGGCTGGCCGCCGCCGGGCAGGGCGACGGCGACGTCCCGCTGTGGACCAGACGCTGGGTGGTCTTCCGCCGCTTCGACAGCGAGCCGCGGCTCTTCACCGGCTACCAGCGCATCCGGCTGTCCGGGCAGCGCGCGGCCGTCGAGATCCTGGCCGCGCGGCTCGGCGTCGACCCCGCCGTCGACCGGCGCCCGGCCGCCGCCGTCGCGGCCGGCTCCGGAGTACTGCTCGCCGCCTTCCAGACCTGGGCGACCGGGGACGACCCGGACGCGCTGCCGCGGCTGGTCGGCGAGTTCTTCGACGCGCACCTGCTGCTCGTCGCCGATGCGGCGGGCCGTCTTCCCGAGGAGTCCCTGACATGA
- a CDS encoding acyl-CoA carboxylase subunit beta: protein MSGTREKLEQLQAVLELAGEPAGEAGIAKRKAKEIPSARERVRMLLDPGTFVEIGALARQPYTDNAMYGDGVVTGRGYIDGRPVVVVAHDQTVFGGSVGEMFGRKVAAALDFALQNGCPVVAINDSGGARIQDAVTSLAWYARMSRRQEELSGFVPQVSIMLGKCAAGSVYGPVNTDILVATENSYMFVTGPEVIKAVTGEEVTMEELGGARVQADNGTIHHVATTERQAFDWARKYLSYMPTNCLEAPPLVNPGLEPELTDSDRELDTIIPDSDRAGYDMHEIILRCFDDGDFHEIAEDSARNLIVGFARVDGRAIGVVANQPMQLGGAIDAAASDKATHFIRLCDAFSLPLVFLVDNPGVLPGVEEERNGVIKRGGRFFRAVIEATVPMVTVVIRKAYGGGYAVMGCKQLGADISLAWPTARIAVMGAESAVGIVGKRQLMKVPEEQRAAVRDFMIDQYNTTTATPWIAAERGYIDAVIEPSSTRLEIRRALRLLREKELTKRHNPRKHSLFPV from the coding sequence ATGAGCGGTACCCGAGAGAAGCTGGAACAGCTGCAGGCCGTCCTCGAGCTGGCCGGGGAGCCGGCGGGCGAGGCGGGGATCGCCAAACGCAAGGCCAAGGAGATCCCGAGTGCCCGCGAGCGGGTCCGGATGCTGCTCGACCCGGGCACCTTCGTCGAGATCGGCGCGCTCGCGCGTCAGCCCTACACCGACAACGCCATGTACGGCGACGGCGTCGTCACCGGCCGCGGCTACATCGACGGCCGCCCGGTCGTCGTCGTCGCGCACGACCAGACCGTGTTCGGCGGGTCGGTCGGCGAGATGTTCGGCCGCAAGGTGGCGGCCGCGCTCGACTTCGCGCTGCAGAACGGCTGCCCGGTGGTGGCGATCAACGACTCCGGCGGCGCCCGGATCCAGGACGCGGTCACCTCGCTGGCCTGGTACGCCCGGATGAGCAGGCGGCAGGAGGAGCTCTCCGGCTTCGTGCCGCAGGTCTCGATCATGCTCGGCAAGTGCGCGGCGGGCTCGGTGTACGGCCCGGTGAACACCGACATCCTGGTCGCCACCGAGAACTCCTACATGTTCGTCACCGGCCCCGAGGTCATCAAGGCGGTCACCGGCGAGGAGGTGACGATGGAGGAGCTCGGCGGCGCCCGGGTGCAGGCCGACAACGGCACCATCCACCACGTCGCCACCACCGAGCGCCAGGCGTTCGACTGGGCGCGCAAGTACCTCAGCTACATGCCGACCAACTGCCTGGAGGCCCCGCCGCTGGTCAACCCCGGTCTGGAGCCGGAGCTCACCGACTCCGACCGCGAGCTGGACACGATCATCCCGGACTCGGACCGCGCGGGCTACGACATGCACGAGATCATCCTGCGCTGCTTCGACGACGGTGACTTCCACGAGATCGCCGAGGACAGCGCGCGCAACCTGATCGTCGGCTTCGCCCGGGTCGACGGCCGCGCGATCGGCGTCGTCGCGAACCAGCCGATGCAGCTCGGCGGCGCCATCGACGCGGCGGCCTCGGACAAGGCCACGCACTTCATCCGGCTCTGCGACGCCTTCAGCCTGCCGCTGGTCTTCCTGGTCGACAACCCGGGCGTGCTGCCCGGCGTCGAGGAGGAGCGCAACGGCGTCATCAAGCGCGGCGGCCGGTTCTTCCGCGCGGTGATCGAGGCGACGGTCCCGATGGTCACCGTCGTCATCCGCAAGGCCTACGGCGGCGGCTACGCGGTGATGGGGTGCAAGCAGCTCGGCGCCGACATCAGCCTGGCCTGGCCGACCGCGCGGATCGCGGTCATGGGCGCGGAGAGCGCGGTCGGCATCGTCGGCAAGCGGCAGCTCATGAAGGTGCCCGAGGAGCAGCGGGCCGCGGTCCGCGATTTCATGATCGACCAGTACAACACCACCACCGCCACCCCGTGGATCGCCGCCGAGCGCGGCTACATCGACGCGGTGATCGAGCCGTCGTCCACCCGGCTGGAGATCCGGCGCGCGCTGCGGCTGCTGCGCGAGAAGGAGCTCACGAAGCGGCACAACCCGCGCAAGCACTCGCTCTTCCCGGTGTAG
- a CDS encoding acyl-ACP desaturase, protein MPTDRAIARDLEPVAGRALRDHLRKARKWDPDEHRPRGRNIADRHGIHLVAPIPESDAGTGRMLTALALLEHDLPAWHRALCAAFGRDGAWGAWIGRWTAEQGRHAIVLRDYLIGTGIAGPAEFEAARLARADAGVRWPAADAGPLPALVYATLAHAAIRTAYRRVGARSTQPATERMLRRVAADENLHLIFFRDLTAAALALAPDAGMRAVAEVVAGFRPPHAALPGFGREAAIFAAYGGYDSTVHLTEVLLPTLRMWRVPERELGPDGERARAALNAYLGEQAARCRAGSALPLAAAG, encoded by the coding sequence ATGCCGACCGACCGGGCAATCGCGCGTGATCTCGAACCGGTGGCCGGACGCGCACTGCGCGATCATCTGCGTAAGGCGCGGAAATGGGATCCCGACGAGCACCGCCCGCGCGGCCGAAATATCGCCGACCGCCACGGAATTCACCTCGTTGCCCCGATTCCGGAATCCGACGCGGGCACCGGGCGCATGCTGACCGCGCTCGCGCTGCTCGAGCACGACCTGCCCGCCTGGCACCGCGCGCTGTGCGCGGCCTTCGGCCGGGATGGCGCGTGGGGCGCCTGGATCGGGCGCTGGACGGCCGAGCAGGGCAGGCACGCGATCGTGCTCCGCGACTACCTGATCGGCACCGGCATCGCCGGCCCGGCCGAGTTCGAGGCGGCCAGGCTGGCCCGCGCCGACGCCGGGGTGCGCTGGCCGGCGGCGGATGCCGGGCCGTTGCCGGCGCTGGTCTACGCGACGCTCGCGCACGCCGCCATCCGCACCGCGTACCGGCGGGTCGGCGCGCGCAGCACCCAGCCCGCCACCGAGCGAATGCTGCGCCGGGTGGCCGCCGACGAGAACCTGCACCTGATCTTCTTCCGCGATCTCACCGCCGCCGCGCTCGCGCTGGCCCCGGACGCGGGCATGCGCGCGGTGGCCGAGGTGGTCGCCGGCTTCCGGCCACCGCACGCCGCGCTGCCCGGATTCGGCAGGGAAGCGGCGATTTTCGCGGCCTACGGTGGGTACGACTCCACTGTGCACCTGACCGAGGTCCTGCTTCCCACGCTGCGGATGTGGCGCGTGCCGGAGCGGGAACTCGGCCCCGACGGCGAGCGGGCCCGCGCCGCGCTGAACGCCTACCTCGGCGAGCAGGCCGCCCGGTGCCGCGCCGGCTCCGCGTTACCGCTGGCGGCGGCCGGATGA
- a CDS encoding transcriptional regulator, producing the protein MVGTHGTSAASLESKLVEHLTRGRTLPGGDVADAARTLLAETARSLRPRSTAAATDPGGSAARWAREGVPLEAVLEACHDGVRAGLALLAEESGPEALPVVEGAELLLRALERVTVLASAAYADEHRAVAREHQTAAQTMVAALLGGHGVHRMARQSGIRVADSYQVVALAIPPHPDEERGFGAASVARRKLRRVQAALANPFGSRALALLGTHGGTVLVPLDADAALTAATMRTETLAVLSEAAEVPLTAAVTAGATGRIPELAARAHDMLDDIRESGRGPGLYSIPDIADGRACDAPQQARRGVVTPPNAARIGRSA; encoded by the coding sequence ATGGTGGGCACACACGGAACCAGCGCGGCGAGCCTGGAATCGAAACTCGTCGAACATCTCACCCGCGGGCGGACGCTGCCCGGCGGGGACGTCGCCGACGCCGCCCGCACCCTGCTCGCCGAGACGGCGCGGTCGCTGCGCCCGCGCAGCACCGCCGCCGCGACCGATCCGGGCGGGTCGGCGGCGCGCTGGGCACGCGAGGGCGTCCCGCTCGAGGCGGTGCTGGAGGCCTGCCACGACGGCGTGCGGGCCGGGCTGGCGCTGCTGGCCGAGGAGTCGGGGCCCGAGGCGCTGCCGGTGGTCGAGGGCGCCGAGCTGCTGCTGCGCGCGCTGGAGCGGGTCACCGTGCTCGCCTCCGCGGCCTACGCCGACGAGCACCGGGCGGTCGCTCGCGAGCATCAGACCGCCGCGCAGACCATGGTCGCCGCGCTCCTCGGCGGGCACGGGGTGCACCGGATGGCGCGGCAGAGCGGGATCCGGGTGGCCGATTCCTACCAGGTGGTCGCACTGGCTATTCCCCCGCATCCGGACGAGGAGCGCGGCTTCGGCGCCGCCTCGGTGGCGCGGCGCAAGCTGCGCCGGGTGCAGGCGGCGCTCGCCAACCCCTTCGGCTCCAGGGCGCTCGCGCTGCTCGGCACCCACGGCGGCACCGTGCTCGTCCCGCTGGACGCCGATGCCGCGCTGACCGCGGCGACCATGCGCACCGAGACGCTCGCGGTGCTCAGCGAGGCCGCCGAGGTGCCGCTCACCGCCGCCGTCACCGCGGGCGCCACCGGGCGCATTCCGGAATTGGCCGCGCGCGCGCACGACATGCTCGACGATATCCGCGAGTCCGGCCGCGGCCCCGGGCTGTACTCCATTCCGGACATCGCCGACGGCCGCGCTTGTGATGCGCCCCAGCAGGCGCGCAGGGGAGTCGTCACTCCGCCCAACGCCGCGCGGATCGGTCGCTCCGCCTGA